The proteins below come from a single Eubacterium limosum genomic window:
- the mutY gene encoding A/G-specific adenine glycosylase: MTKNILNFHKETARIFATNLLQWFYKSKRALPFRETKDPYNIWISEIMAQQTQIDTLIPYYHRFIEAFPDVTALAKAPEDKVLKLWEGLGYYSRAKNLHKAAKLIHEEYHGNFPDHYDALIKLPGIGPYTGGAIASIAFKEKVPAIDGNVLRVISRFNNYSGDIADTKVKNAITDWVAQAIPDTPGDFNEGLMELGALVCTPTSPKCMICPEQNICEAFREGTANQLPVKSKKQRQKKLEMEVGIVDMGGALYLVKRPDKGLLSGLWSFPIIEEEKARPGNAIRQALKTIFTDLPEGKIIGNSKHVFSHIIWNMTVYYFEIDPAMAAEAPEKYGDTQAAFKDREQLAAVALPTAFSKLLVLL; the protein is encoded by the coding sequence ATGACGAAAAATATTTTAAATTTTCATAAAGAAACTGCACGTATTTTTGCCACAAATCTTTTACAATGGTTTTACAAATCAAAACGTGCCTTGCCGTTTCGTGAAACCAAAGACCCCTATAATATCTGGATCTCAGAGATTATGGCACAACAAACCCAGATTGATACACTTATTCCTTATTATCATCGTTTCATAGAAGCTTTTCCAGATGTAACAGCTCTGGCAAAGGCACCTGAAGATAAAGTTCTGAAACTTTGGGAAGGATTAGGCTATTACTCCAGGGCTAAAAACCTTCATAAGGCAGCAAAATTAATTCATGAAGAATACCACGGAAATTTTCCAGACCATTACGATGCGCTCATTAAACTTCCCGGCATCGGGCCATATACAGGCGGCGCCATTGCCAGTATTGCTTTCAAAGAAAAAGTACCTGCCATTGACGGAAATGTTCTGCGTGTGATCTCACGATTTAACAATTACAGTGGCGACATCGCTGATACTAAAGTAAAAAATGCCATTACTGACTGGGTTGCCCAAGCTATACCCGATACTCCCGGTGATTTTAATGAAGGCCTTATGGAACTCGGCGCTTTAGTTTGCACCCCAACCAGCCCAAAATGTATGATTTGTCCTGAGCAAAATATCTGCGAAGCTTTTAGAGAAGGAACTGCAAATCAATTACCCGTTAAATCGAAAAAACAGCGTCAGAAAAAGCTTGAAATGGAAGTGGGGATTGTTGATATGGGAGGCGCTCTTTATCTTGTTAAGCGTCCCGATAAGGGCCTTCTTTCAGGTTTATGGAGTTTCCCTATTATAGAAGAAGAAAAAGCAAGGCCTGGCAATGCTATTCGTCAAGCCTTGAAAACCATCTTTACTGATCTCCCGGAAGGGAAAATCATCGGCAACAGCAAACATGTTTTCAGTCATATTATTTGGAATATGACCGTCTATTATTTTGAAATTGATCCTGCAATGGCTGCTGAAGCACCAGAAAAATATGGTGATACCCAAGCCGCCTTTAAAGATCGTGAACAGCTAGCTGCTGTGGCGCTACCAACGGCTTTCTCTAAATTATTAGTATTGCTGTAA
- a CDS encoding G5 domain-containing protein, with translation MNKLTLVKRFLKRYKKETAIISGLFVLVIIIGVTCAFNATKDVELVLDENKATSADAVKTEVINVQLQKSVEEVLQDQGYPVNEEYTISVDPDKKVKDVDTVTVKKNAVGQIKVDGKTIDYKSAAETVGDLLSNNNIQYDDDDIVTPAPSTVLTTDVSNVTIARIEVKEEAGEKDIPFESEEKENAELEEGTRNVVTQGVVGKADFVDKVTYQDGVEVKRENISTNTKVEPVKEVVEVGTKKAVPESLASSPSPSAGNATQTAGSDFDLICAIVAHEGGTSYEGAMGVISCVMNRVDAGWGPDAVSVLTAPGQFASYLDGYYTQYLGNAPAAVQQAVTDCMEGGIRSHNFTSFRSYQTSGSVCIAGNWYF, from the coding sequence TTGAATAAGTTAACATTAGTTAAGAGATTTTTAAAGAGGTATAAAAAGGAAACCGCGATCATTTCGGGTTTGTTTGTTTTGGTCATTATTATTGGCGTAACCTGTGCGTTTAATGCGACTAAGGATGTAGAACTTGTTTTGGACGAAAATAAAGCGACTTCAGCCGATGCGGTTAAGACAGAAGTTATTAATGTACAACTGCAAAAATCTGTAGAAGAGGTTCTTCAGGATCAGGGGTATCCAGTAAATGAAGAATATACGATCAGTGTTGATCCAGACAAAAAAGTTAAAGATGTGGATACTGTTACAGTAAAGAAAAATGCGGTTGGCCAGATCAAGGTTGATGGAAAGACAATTGATTATAAATCAGCTGCTGAAACAGTTGGAGATCTTTTGAGTAACAATAATATTCAGTACGATGATGATGACATTGTAACACCGGCGCCATCGACAGTTTTGACGACAGATGTTTCTAATGTAACGATTGCTCGTATCGAAGTAAAAGAAGAAGCTGGCGAAAAAGATATTCCTTTTGAAAGTGAAGAAAAAGAAAATGCAGAGCTTGAAGAGGGCACCCGCAATGTTGTAACACAAGGTGTCGTTGGAAAAGCCGATTTTGTTGATAAAGTAACTTACCAGGACGGAGTAGAAGTAAAACGCGAAAATATTTCTACCAATACAAAGGTTGAACCAGTTAAGGAAGTCGTGGAAGTTGGAACAAAGAAAGCTGTTCCAGAAAGTCTTGCTTCAAGCCCGAGTCCGAGCGCTGGAAATGCAACTCAGACTGCAGGCAGCGATTTTGATCTGATCTGTGCAATTGTTGCACATGAAGGCGGCACATCCTATGAAGGCGCAATGGGAGTTATCTCCTGTGTTATGAACCGTGTGGATGCAGGGTGGGGTCCAGACGCTGTAAGTGTATTGACAGCACCAGGCCAGTTTGCTTCTTACCTTGACGGTTATTATACCCAGTATCTTGGTAATGCTCCAGCTGCTGTACAGCAGGCTGTTACAGACTGTATGGAAGGCGGCATCCGCAGCCATAATTTTACAAGCTTTAGAAGCTATCAGACCAGCGGTTCTGTATGTATTGCAGGGAACTGGTACTTCTAA